A genome region from Solanum pennellii chromosome 12, SPENNV200 includes the following:
- the LOC107006699 gene encoding glutamic acid-rich protein-like isoform X1, translated as MAKGGSMKGHMQSHSRGRTTYAVLLLLAFGVAIFGVIILHKLRERRIFNLLVKDKQIELIHLKLLLQKERDHTKEAKRKTEEMKSKMQWLRMQKRDLESRIMEMRSTISSLKDEQRIIEVSLEEKQYEIKMLREKLTEMNAEESQAKLLSESSQQNETESDIPVKVWSVSADDPSNPAINFTTKAAGTKEATGGETEELHESIKRNNQKSSIENIHRNTTRQGEDRGQAQDGEGSADWRSNTGEQELTTAQEDVSDNIKSSTVFQNLDGERETTDSSKTGEIFLEEKRYDNGDSSAETINHSGRVQKHIKEVGAIDTTDWEKHGAATGGDFVDSQGNNEESERKYKDGMKLEMKENHKNTDASRVKQEQIRKTKGKSQRIIAKSKVTESGANTEKRTIVSMRNRKFFKEIQESATNERVGGGKQEKQKHKQEKSMKTDSRNKYGPEDHMIGMTYKPQRFKNLEEDFGNQVRSELEQKLDMTRHRMQDDNSNLDHGPPRKTAHKKSAGTEEGTLEGRKPDTNEIAEEGQEREVNNTESEMSQSSQEVPTKRAPSNVNRVSQDTRNKEFDETTQSQEVIGINREHQEQEQADSLANSSEHANISDRDVNAYDLQVENDQATGVIDHSRGISQDVRYQKLSSTARAEEENNTISTDTEQRLAGNLHSSSTHVKNAEMAFKDGNLDTENDKETEEEEEEDHSEGSVANMEEEGEDVN; from the coding sequence AAAGAAAGAGACCATACGAAAGAAGCTAAAAGGAAAACGGAGGAAATGAAATCCAAGATGCAGTGGCTTCGAATGCAGAAAAGGGATCTAGAGAGCAGGATCATGGAAATGAGATCAACAATCTCTTCTCTTAAAGATGAACAAAGAATAATCGAAGTATCTCTTGAAGAAAAACAGTATGAAATCAAGATGCTTAGAGAAAAACTTACAGAAATGAACGCGGAGGAGTCCCAGGCTAAGCTTCTTTCTGAATCATCGCAACAGAATGAAACCGAAAGTGACATACCTGTAAAGGTCTGGTCAGTGAGTGCAGATGATCCATCAAATCCAGCTATTAACTTCACCACCAAGGCTGCAGGTACAAAAGAAGCAACTGGAGGAGAAACCGAAGAACTGCATGAATCCATCAAAAGAAACAACCAGAAAAGTTCAATAGAAAATATACATCGAAATACCACGAGGCAAGGTGAAGACAGAGGACAAGCACAAGATGGAGAGGGATCTGCTGACTGGAGGAGCAATACTGGAGAACAGGAGTTGACAACTGCTCAAGAAGATGTTTCAGACAACATAAAAAGCAGCACCGTTTTTCAGAATTTAGATGGCGAAAGAGAGACCACTGACAGTTCTAAAACTGGAGAAATTTTCCTGGAAGAGAAAAGGTACGATAATGGGGATTCATCTGCGGAAACTATCAATCATAGTGGTCGAGTGCAAAAGCACATCAAGGAAGTAGGTGCAATAGATACCACAGATTGGGAAAAGCATGGAGCAGCAACTGGAGGTGATTTTGTGGATTCTCAAGGTAATAACGAGGAGTCTGAACGGAAGTATAAAGATGGGATGAAGTTAGAAATGAAGGAGAATCACAAGAATACAGATGCATCAAGAGTGAAGCAGGAGCAGATAAGAAAGACAAAAGGGAAGAGTCAGCGTATCATTGCAAAGAGCAAGGTTACTGAAAGTGGTGCGAATACTGAAAAAAGAACCATTGTAAGCATGAGAAACAGAAAGTTCTTCAAAGAAATACAGGAAAGTGCAACAAATGAGAGAGTTGGAGGCGGTAAACAAGAGAAGCAGAAGCATAAGCAAGAGAAGAGTATGAAAACGGACAGTAGGAACAAATATGGTCCAGAAGATCACATGATTGGCATGACCTATAAACCCCAACGATTTAAAAATCTGGAGGAAGATTTTGGAAACCAAGTCAGGTCTGAACTAGAACAGAAACTAGATATGACGAGACATAGAATGCAAGATGATAATTCAAACCTCGATCATGGTCCACCACGTAAGACAGCACATAAGAAATCAGCAGGCACCGAAGAAGGTACCCTAGAAGGCAGGAAACCTGACACAAATGAGATAGCTGAGGAAGGGCAAGAAAGAGAAGTCAACAACACGGAATCTGAGATGTCACAGAGTTCTCAGGAAGTGCCTACAAAGAGAGCTCCTTCTAATGTCAACAGAGTTTCACAAGACACCAGAAACAAAGAATTTGATGAAACTACACAATCACAAGAGGTAATTGGCATAAATAGAGAACATCAAGAACAAGAACAGGCTGACAGTCTTGCCAATTCTTCGGAGCATGCAAATATTTCTGATAGAGATGTAAATGCATATGACCTTCAGGTTGAGAATGATCAAGCAACAGGAGTGATAGACCATTCAAGAGGAATTTCACAAGATGTCAGATATCAAAAACTCAGTAGCACAGCACGAGCAGAAGAGGAAAACAACACCATTTCTACAGACACAGAACAAAGGCTGGCTGGCAATCTTCACAGCTCTTCCACACATGTGAAAAATGCTGAAATGGCCTTTAAAGATGGCAACCTTGACACTGAAAATGATAAGgaaacagaagaagaagaagaagaagatcattCTGAAGGCTCTGTTGCCAATATGGAAGAGGAGGGAGAAGACGTGAACTGA
- the LOC107006699 gene encoding glutamic acid-rich protein-like isoform X2 — translation MKSKMQWLRMQKRDLESRIMEMRSTISSLKDEQRIIEVSLEEKQYEIKMLREKLTEMNAEESQAKLLSESSQQNETESDIPVKVWSVSADDPSNPAINFTTKAAGTKEATGGETEELHESIKRNNQKSSIENIHRNTTRQGEDRGQAQDGEGSADWRSNTGEQELTTAQEDVSDNIKSSTVFQNLDGERETTDSSKTGEIFLEEKRYDNGDSSAETINHSGRVQKHIKEVGAIDTTDWEKHGAATGGDFVDSQGNNEESERKYKDGMKLEMKENHKNTDASRVKQEQIRKTKGKSQRIIAKSKVTESGANTEKRTIVSMRNRKFFKEIQESATNERVGGGKQEKQKHKQEKSMKTDSRNKYGPEDHMIGMTYKPQRFKNLEEDFGNQVRSELEQKLDMTRHRMQDDNSNLDHGPPRKTAHKKSAGTEEGTLEGRKPDTNEIAEEGQEREVNNTESEMSQSSQEVPTKRAPSNVNRVSQDTRNKEFDETTQSQEVIGINREHQEQEQADSLANSSEHANISDRDVNAYDLQVENDQATGVIDHSRGISQDVRYQKLSSTARAEEENNTISTDTEQRLAGNLHSSSTHVKNAEMAFKDGNLDTENDKETEEEEEEDHSEGSVANMEEEGEDVN, via the coding sequence ATGAAATCCAAGATGCAGTGGCTTCGAATGCAGAAAAGGGATCTAGAGAGCAGGATCATGGAAATGAGATCAACAATCTCTTCTCTTAAAGATGAACAAAGAATAATCGAAGTATCTCTTGAAGAAAAACAGTATGAAATCAAGATGCTTAGAGAAAAACTTACAGAAATGAACGCGGAGGAGTCCCAGGCTAAGCTTCTTTCTGAATCATCGCAACAGAATGAAACCGAAAGTGACATACCTGTAAAGGTCTGGTCAGTGAGTGCAGATGATCCATCAAATCCAGCTATTAACTTCACCACCAAGGCTGCAGGTACAAAAGAAGCAACTGGAGGAGAAACCGAAGAACTGCATGAATCCATCAAAAGAAACAACCAGAAAAGTTCAATAGAAAATATACATCGAAATACCACGAGGCAAGGTGAAGACAGAGGACAAGCACAAGATGGAGAGGGATCTGCTGACTGGAGGAGCAATACTGGAGAACAGGAGTTGACAACTGCTCAAGAAGATGTTTCAGACAACATAAAAAGCAGCACCGTTTTTCAGAATTTAGATGGCGAAAGAGAGACCACTGACAGTTCTAAAACTGGAGAAATTTTCCTGGAAGAGAAAAGGTACGATAATGGGGATTCATCTGCGGAAACTATCAATCATAGTGGTCGAGTGCAAAAGCACATCAAGGAAGTAGGTGCAATAGATACCACAGATTGGGAAAAGCATGGAGCAGCAACTGGAGGTGATTTTGTGGATTCTCAAGGTAATAACGAGGAGTCTGAACGGAAGTATAAAGATGGGATGAAGTTAGAAATGAAGGAGAATCACAAGAATACAGATGCATCAAGAGTGAAGCAGGAGCAGATAAGAAAGACAAAAGGGAAGAGTCAGCGTATCATTGCAAAGAGCAAGGTTACTGAAAGTGGTGCGAATACTGAAAAAAGAACCATTGTAAGCATGAGAAACAGAAAGTTCTTCAAAGAAATACAGGAAAGTGCAACAAATGAGAGAGTTGGAGGCGGTAAACAAGAGAAGCAGAAGCATAAGCAAGAGAAGAGTATGAAAACGGACAGTAGGAACAAATATGGTCCAGAAGATCACATGATTGGCATGACCTATAAACCCCAACGATTTAAAAATCTGGAGGAAGATTTTGGAAACCAAGTCAGGTCTGAACTAGAACAGAAACTAGATATGACGAGACATAGAATGCAAGATGATAATTCAAACCTCGATCATGGTCCACCACGTAAGACAGCACATAAGAAATCAGCAGGCACCGAAGAAGGTACCCTAGAAGGCAGGAAACCTGACACAAATGAGATAGCTGAGGAAGGGCAAGAAAGAGAAGTCAACAACACGGAATCTGAGATGTCACAGAGTTCTCAGGAAGTGCCTACAAAGAGAGCTCCTTCTAATGTCAACAGAGTTTCACAAGACACCAGAAACAAAGAATTTGATGAAACTACACAATCACAAGAGGTAATTGGCATAAATAGAGAACATCAAGAACAAGAACAGGCTGACAGTCTTGCCAATTCTTCGGAGCATGCAAATATTTCTGATAGAGATGTAAATGCATATGACCTTCAGGTTGAGAATGATCAAGCAACAGGAGTGATAGACCATTCAAGAGGAATTTCACAAGATGTCAGATATCAAAAACTCAGTAGCACAGCACGAGCAGAAGAGGAAAACAACACCATTTCTACAGACACAGAACAAAGGCTGGCTGGCAATCTTCACAGCTCTTCCACACATGTGAAAAATGCTGAAATGGCCTTTAAAGATGGCAACCTTGACACTGAAAATGATAAGgaaacagaagaagaagaagaagaagatcattCTGAAGGCTCTGTTGCCAATATGGAAGAGGAGGGAGAAGACGTGAACTGA